In one window of Duganella dendranthematis DNA:
- a CDS encoding aldo/keto reductase has protein sequence MTDTPTSRRSFIAAAASAAAVPLVGKAQPANRSAPKMHQILRTAFDSGVTFFDAAEAYGPHEVERILGEGVAPFRNQVAITSKFGWNIDLQTGKRLPGLNSRPEHIKLAVEGMLKRLNTDRIDLLYQHRVDPAVPIEDVAGAVGDLVKQGKVLHWGLCEMGLNTLRRAHAALPVTAVQNEYSMLWRGPEDKVLDTCQELGIGFVPWSPLGVGFLTGAIDANTRFADGDIRKVESRFEGANLTANLALVELLKKWSVRKHATPGQIALAWLLAQKPWIVPIPGTTQMAHMLENVGAASIQFSAAELAELGGAVRAIKVQGARLPDAVLAYSGVESPPRH, from the coding sequence ATGACCGACACACCAACCTCCCGGCGCAGCTTCATTGCGGCTGCAGCGAGCGCGGCCGCCGTACCATTGGTGGGCAAAGCTCAACCGGCTAACAGGTCCGCTCCGAAGATGCACCAGATCCTGCGCACCGCGTTCGACAGTGGCGTCACGTTCTTCGATGCGGCCGAAGCCTACGGTCCGCATGAAGTCGAGCGCATCCTAGGCGAGGGCGTCGCACCGTTCCGTAACCAGGTGGCCATCACGTCGAAGTTCGGCTGGAACATCGACCTCCAGACGGGCAAGCGCCTGCCCGGCCTGAACAGCCGCCCGGAACATATCAAGCTGGCGGTAGAGGGCATGCTCAAGCGGCTCAACACCGACCGCATCGACCTGCTGTACCAGCACCGGGTTGATCCCGCAGTGCCGATCGAGGACGTGGCCGGCGCTGTGGGAGACCTGGTCAAACAAGGCAAAGTTCTGCATTGGGGCTTGTGCGAAATGGGCCTCAACACGCTGCGCCGCGCGCATGCTGCATTGCCCGTCACAGCGGTGCAAAACGAATATTCGATGCTGTGGCGCGGGCCAGAAGACAAAGTGCTCGATACTTGCCAGGAACTCGGTATTGGCTTCGTGCCGTGGAGTCCGCTCGGCGTGGGTTTCCTCACTGGCGCGATTGACGCTAACACTCGTTTTGCAGATGGTGACATCCGCAAAGTCGAGTCGCGTTTTGAGGGCGCCAACCTTACGGCGAACCTGGCGCTGGTAGAGCTGTTGAAAAAATGGTCGGTCCGCAAGCATGCGACACCAGGCCAGATCGCACTGGCCTGGCTGCTGGCGCAAAAGCCGTGGATCGTGCCAATACCAGGCACGACGCAGATGGCTCACATGCTTGAGAATGTTGGGGCGGCAAGCATTCAATTCAGCGCTGCGGAACTGGCGGAGCTTGGTGGCGCGGTGCGCGCAATCAAAGTGCAGGGCGCGCGGCTGCCCGATGCAGTATTGGCATATTCCGGCGTTGAGTCGCCACCAAGGCATTAA
- a CDS encoding Wadjet anti-phage system protein JetD domain-containing protein produces the protein MNREDQAEMDPLARKALERLLKSSDKHVAGAATRRPTLTDSSLSEYRELRSLKAKEDFETVMAFAQAEGAITVVRPRRDIQGLIERIELIDAIKLASILGKVPHAVRVQSARQTLATYLAGHLVLNDVLSSWERLKKVRGTGPDGVTKWVMACDVIAYCQAQVALGAMETPVRDASARLFKDSKRIESLVPCLDVLLTGNVEDDARSEAEVLHELGLYREQQPVRLSGNIVVRRERGAFPLDRPYCALPPSTVLGIESMPSQILTIENQTTFHVWARQHYDSNVLCIYTAGMPSPAWRAMYLRLLSGLPASTPVHHWGDVDEGGFRIASLLSQCVAEVGHTLLPWKMHPADVPESLRRAASARTVERMVKYAYETGWNDIAHELTKGKFVAEQEG, from the coding sequence ATGAATCGCGAAGACCAAGCCGAGATGGATCCGTTAGCCAGGAAGGCGCTGGAGCGCCTGCTGAAGTCCTCCGACAAGCATGTGGCCGGCGCCGCCACGCGGCGCCCCACCCTAACGGACTCCTCGCTGTCCGAGTACCGCGAGTTGCGCAGCCTGAAGGCAAAAGAAGACTTCGAGACGGTGATGGCCTTCGCACAAGCGGAAGGAGCGATCACGGTCGTGCGCCCCCGGCGTGACATTCAAGGCCTCATCGAGCGCATTGAACTGATTGACGCCATTAAGCTGGCTTCGATCCTGGGTAAGGTGCCCCATGCCGTACGGGTCCAGTCGGCCAGACAAACACTTGCCACGTATCTCGCTGGGCATTTGGTCTTGAACGACGTCTTATCCAGTTGGGAAAGGCTCAAGAAAGTTCGTGGCACTGGGCCTGACGGCGTCACCAAATGGGTCATGGCATGTGACGTCATCGCCTATTGCCAGGCCCAGGTGGCGCTCGGCGCCATGGAGACACCGGTCCGAGACGCCAGTGCGCGCCTGTTCAAAGACAGCAAACGCATCGAATCCTTGGTGCCTTGCCTCGATGTTCTACTGACAGGCAACGTCGAGGACGATGCACGCTCGGAAGCCGAGGTACTGCACGAACTCGGCCTCTATCGCGAACAACAGCCCGTGCGCTTGTCTGGCAACATAGTGGTTCGTCGAGAGCGAGGCGCCTTCCCCCTGGATCGGCCCTACTGCGCATTGCCCCCGTCGACAGTGCTGGGTATCGAGTCGATGCCCAGCCAAATACTGACTATCGAAAACCAGACCACCTTTCATGTCTGGGCTCGTCAGCACTATGACTCCAATGTGCTGTGCATCTACACCGCAGGGATGCCTTCCCCCGCCTGGCGGGCAATGTATCTTCGGCTGCTTTCCGGGCTCCCTGCCTCTACGCCAGTGCACCACTGGGGCGATGTCGATGAAGGCGGGTTCCGGATCGCTTCCCTCCTAAGCCAGTGTGTAGCCGAGGTTGGCCATACTCTGCTGCCTTGGAAGATGCACCCTGCGGACGTTCCCGAGTCGCTGCGCCGAGCGGCGTCAGCGCGTACCGTGGAACGGATGGTCAAGTACGCGTATGAGACGGGCTGGAACGACATTGCACACGAGCTCACGAAAGGCAAGTTCGTCGCCGAACAAGAGGGATGA
- a CDS encoding FAD binding domain-containing protein, translating to MKAFTYERATTTEAAADAFARTPGAQFIAGGTNLLDLMKLEIETPGHLIDVNGIGFDKIESTQEGGLRIGALVRNTHLAADERVRRDYGVLSRALLSGASGQLRNKATTAGNLLQRTRCAYFYDTNQPCNKRVPGSGCSAIGGVNRQHAVIGSSGACIATHPSDMAVAMRLLDASVETVRSSGAQRVIPIADFHRLPGDTPHRDTVLEPGELITAVVLPAPLRGLHIYRKVRDRASYAFALVSVAAVIQPDGTGRVAVGGVAHKPWRVEAADARLPQGAAAVAATLLAGAKPTEQNAFKVTLVERTLSAVLAEAKKGGA from the coding sequence ATGAAAGCCTTTACATACGAACGCGCCACCACGACGGAAGCGGCGGCCGACGCCTTCGCGCGCACTCCTGGCGCGCAGTTCATCGCCGGTGGTACCAACCTGCTCGACCTGATGAAGCTGGAGATCGAAACGCCGGGCCACTTGATCGATGTCAACGGCATAGGCTTCGACAAGATCGAATCCACGCAAGAGGGCGGATTGCGCATCGGCGCGCTGGTGCGTAATACCCACCTGGCGGCCGATGAACGCGTCCGAAGAGATTACGGCGTACTGTCGCGCGCGCTATTGTCTGGAGCATCCGGCCAGTTGCGCAATAAGGCGACCACGGCCGGCAACCTGTTGCAGCGCACCCGCTGCGCGTACTTTTATGACACCAACCAGCCGTGCAACAAGCGCGTCCCGGGTAGCGGTTGTTCGGCGATCGGAGGGGTCAATCGCCAGCATGCGGTGATCGGCTCCAGCGGGGCCTGTATCGCCACGCATCCGAGCGACATGGCCGTGGCCATGCGTCTGCTGGATGCCAGCGTGGAAACCGTGCGCTCAAGCGGGGCCCAACGCGTTATACCGATTGCCGACTTCCATCGGCTGCCGGGCGATACGCCGCACCGCGACACGGTGCTGGAACCCGGCGAGCTAATCACCGCAGTGGTATTGCCCGCGCCCTTACGCGGCCTGCACATCTACCGCAAAGTGCGCGACCGCGCTTCCTATGCGTTCGCGCTAGTGTCGGTGGCCGCGGTTATCCAGCCGGACGGCACCGGCCGAGTGGCCGTTGGTGGCGTGGCGCACAAGCCCTGGCGCGTCGAGGCGGCGGATGCACGACTGCCGCAGGGAGCTGCGGCAGTGGCCGCCACCCTGCTGGCCGGCGCCAAACCGACCGAGCAAAACGCTTTCAAAGTCACATTGGTCGAGCGTACCTTAAGCGCAGTATTGGCAGAAGCGAAGAAGGGCGGCGCATGA
- the paoC gene encoding aldehyde oxidoreductase molybdenum-binding subunit PaoC — translation MKFDTPAIRNPIDRLKVVGKATTRIDGPRKTTGTAPYAYEQHDAAKGAAYGYVLGASIAKGRIAGIDLTVARAAPGVLAIITAEDAGRLDVGGFYVARALAGPEVAHYHQAVALVVAETFEQARAAAALLRPRYTATEGAFDLHVEKDKLPTVKPDPKLSSSVGDFDGAFAQAEITVDATYTTPDQSHAMLEPHATIAMWNGDKLTLHTAIQLVSWGVRDIAKILGIPKKNVRIVAPYIGGGFGGKGSILSDAVLAALAARRIGRPVKVTLQRPLMFNNTTHRAATIQRIRLGATRAGKLTAIGHESWSGNLGDRPETSTAPTRLLYAGANRMTRLQVAHLDLPEASAMRAPGEMPGMMALEIAMDELAEKLGMDPVALRVLNDTQVDPESPDKPYSQRQLVACLERGAEHFGWNLRSVKPASRREGRWLIGLGTASAIRGAPVVKSAARVRLSKSGNLTVETDMTDIGTGTYTILAQTAAEMLGVELSKVTVLLGDSRFPQGAGSGGQFGAASSTAGVYAACVKLREQVAARLGLSGVDIEFANGRVRAGGNSRPLTDAVAAGELVGEDAMEYGDLSKKYAQQTFGAHFVEVAVDADTGEIRIRRMLAVCAAGRILNPMAARSQIIGSMTMGAGAALMEDLVVDKRAGFFVNHDLAGYEVPVHADIPHQEVIFLDEVDATAGPLKAKGVGELGITGVPAAISNALYNATGVRVRDYPITLDKLLMQLPA, via the coding sequence ATGAAATTCGACACCCCTGCCATACGCAACCCGATCGACCGCTTGAAAGTGGTCGGCAAGGCCACCACGCGCATCGATGGCCCGCGCAAAACGACCGGCACGGCGCCTTACGCCTATGAGCAACACGACGCGGCAAAGGGCGCTGCCTACGGTTACGTGTTAGGCGCCAGCATCGCCAAGGGTCGCATCGCGGGCATTGATCTGACCGTAGCCCGCGCTGCGCCCGGCGTGCTGGCAATAATCACAGCCGAGGATGCGGGCCGGCTGGACGTTGGCGGTTTCTACGTGGCACGCGCGTTAGCGGGCCCAGAAGTGGCGCACTATCACCAGGCAGTAGCGCTCGTGGTGGCAGAAACGTTCGAACAGGCGCGTGCGGCTGCCGCTCTGCTTCGGCCGCGCTACACTGCCACGGAGGGCGCCTTCGACCTGCACGTGGAAAAGGATAAACTGCCCACGGTGAAGCCGGACCCTAAATTATCGTCGTCCGTGGGAGATTTCGACGGCGCCTTTGCGCAGGCGGAAATAACTGTCGACGCGACGTACACCACACCGGACCAGTCACACGCAATGTTGGAACCACACGCGACAATCGCGATGTGGAACGGCGATAAACTTACCCTGCACACGGCGATTCAGCTGGTGAGCTGGGGTGTGCGCGACATTGCAAAGATCCTCGGCATTCCCAAGAAAAACGTACGTATCGTGGCCCCATACATCGGCGGCGGCTTTGGTGGCAAAGGTTCCATCCTTAGTGACGCAGTGCTTGCCGCGCTGGCGGCCAGGCGTATCGGACGGCCGGTGAAGGTGACCTTGCAGCGCCCACTCATGTTCAATAACACTACTCACCGGGCTGCCACCATCCAGCGCATCCGTCTGGGCGCCACTCGCGCAGGCAAGTTGACGGCCATTGGCCATGAAAGCTGGTCGGGTAACCTAGGTGACCGGCCCGAGACGTCCACTGCGCCCACTCGTCTGCTCTATGCGGGCGCCAACCGCATGACGCGGTTGCAGGTCGCACATCTGGACCTCCCCGAAGCTAGTGCGATGCGTGCTCCAGGGGAAATGCCGGGCATGATGGCGCTGGAAATCGCCATGGACGAACTGGCTGAAAAACTGGGCATGGACCCCGTCGCCTTGCGAGTGCTGAACGACACGCAGGTCGATCCAGAGTCTCCCGATAAGCCGTACTCGCAGCGCCAACTGGTGGCGTGCCTGGAGCGCGGGGCTGAACATTTCGGCTGGAACCTGCGCAGCGTGAAGCCGGCCAGCCGGCGTGAAGGGCGCTGGCTTATCGGCTTGGGCACAGCCTCGGCCATTCGCGGCGCCCCGGTGGTCAAATCGGCTGCGCGGGTGCGCTTAAGCAAGAGCGGCAATCTCACAGTAGAAACCGACATGACCGACATCGGTACCGGCACTTACACCATCTTGGCCCAAACGGCAGCTGAGATGCTGGGCGTGGAATTGAGCAAAGTGACTGTGCTACTGGGTGATTCACGCTTCCCGCAGGGCGCTGGTTCGGGCGGCCAGTTCGGTGCGGCCTCATCGACAGCAGGGGTGTACGCGGCGTGTGTCAAATTGCGCGAACAAGTGGCGGCCAGATTAGGCCTGTCAGGTGTCGATATCGAATTCGCCAATGGCCGCGTGCGCGCTGGCGGCAATAGTCGGCCGCTGACGGACGCGGTAGCGGCCGGCGAACTGGTGGGCGAAGATGCGATGGAGTATGGAGACCTGTCCAAAAAGTACGCTCAACAAACCTTTGGCGCGCACTTCGTGGAAGTGGCGGTGGACGCCGACACGGGCGAGATCCGCATCCGTCGCATGCTGGCAGTATGCGCTGCAGGGCGTATCCTCAACCCGATGGCGGCCCGTAGCCAAATTATCGGTTCGATGACCATGGGCGCCGGTGCGGCGTTGATGGAAGACCTCGTGGTGGACAAGCGCGCGGGCTTTTTTGTCAATCACGACCTGGCCGGATACGAGGTGCCGGTTCATGCCGACATCCCGCATCAGGAGGTCATATTCCTCGACGAGGTAGACGCTACGGCCGGACCGCTCAAGGCGAAAGGAGTAGGGGAGTTGGGTATAACTGGTGTACCGGCGGCCATTTCCAATGCATTATATAACGCCACGGGCGTGCGCGTGCGCGATTACCCCATCACGCTGGATAAGTTATTGATGCAACTGCCAGCCTGA
- a CDS encoding flavodoxin — protein sequence MTIDNPSRRMLMTAMAALPIGETVAAIDAEGDGATATGRPRALVAFLSRSGNTRVLAGVIHRAEPSDLYEIRTVRAYPDDYFQTVEQARQERDEGHLPALRDGPPNIAHYDKVYLGFPIWGETLPPPVRSFLSQIDLRGKTVVPFITHGGYGAGKSAADLAKRAKGAMLKPPLVMEADQERRTTTEVLQWLGKPVPR from the coding sequence ATGACCATCGACAATCCATCGCGCCGCATGCTGATGACCGCCATGGCGGCGTTGCCGATCGGCGAGACCGTAGCCGCCATCGATGCCGAGGGGGACGGCGCGACCGCCACGGGCCGCCCGCGCGCATTGGTGGCGTTCCTATCGCGCTCGGGCAACACACGGGTGCTGGCGGGGGTGATCCACCGTGCAGAGCCTTCAGACCTGTACGAGATTCGCACCGTGCGCGCCTATCCGGACGACTATTTTCAGACTGTCGAGCAGGCCCGGCAGGAGCGCGACGAGGGCCACCTGCCGGCCTTGCGCGACGGGCCACCCAACATAGCGCATTACGACAAGGTGTACCTCGGCTTTCCCATCTGGGGCGAAACCCTGCCGCCGCCGGTGCGCAGCTTTCTGTCGCAGATTGACCTGCGTGGCAAGACGGTGGTGCCGTTCATCACCCACGGCGGCTACGGTGCCGGGAAGAGCGCTGCCGACCTGGCCAAACGTGCGAAAGGTGCCATGCTAAAACCGCCATTGGTAATGGAGGCCGACCAGGAGCGCCGCACCACCACCGAGGTATTGCAGTGGTTGGGAAAACCAGTGCCGCGCTAA
- a CDS encoding LysR family transcriptional regulator has translation MALTNFNDILAFIAVAREGSFTKAAAKLGVSQSALSQTVRGLEQRLGIPLLVRTTRSVSPTEAGRQIMTSIAPRCEEIETELAALSERRLLPAGTIRVSAGEHAALSVLQPALNKLLPLYPDIRVEIHAENRMADIVAERFDAGVRLGDQVDKDMIAVRIGPDLRWAVVGSPAYFEQHPAPQTPADLTHHNCINMRLPTHGSIFTWEFEKDGREVKVKVDGQMVVNNLTMRVLSALDGLGLAYVPEDQVTAHLSSGRLVRVLDAWCPAYPGYRLYYPSRRHPSAAFALFLDAVRYQKS, from the coding sequence ATGGCACTTACCAATTTCAATGACATCCTTGCGTTCATCGCTGTCGCGCGCGAAGGCAGCTTCACGAAAGCGGCAGCCAAGCTCGGGGTATCGCAATCCGCACTGAGCCAGACCGTGCGCGGCCTTGAGCAGCGCCTTGGGATACCGCTGTTGGTCCGTACAACGCGCAGCGTCTCTCCTACCGAAGCGGGGCGGCAAATCATGACAAGCATTGCCCCGCGCTGTGAGGAAATCGAGACCGAGTTGGCGGCTCTTAGCGAACGTCGGTTATTGCCAGCGGGCACGATCCGGGTGAGTGCGGGCGAGCACGCTGCGCTGAGCGTGTTGCAGCCGGCATTGAACAAGTTGCTTCCGCTATATCCAGACATTCGGGTGGAAATCCATGCGGAGAACCGCATGGCGGACATCGTCGCCGAGCGTTTCGACGCCGGCGTGCGTCTGGGCGATCAAGTCGACAAAGACATGATCGCGGTGCGGATAGGTCCGGATTTGCGCTGGGCCGTGGTGGGGTCACCGGCGTATTTTGAGCAGCATCCGGCGCCCCAGACCCCAGCCGACCTGACCCATCACAATTGCATTAATATGCGCCTGCCCACGCACGGTTCGATCTTTACCTGGGAATTTGAAAAAGATGGCCGGGAAGTGAAGGTCAAGGTGGACGGACAAATGGTGGTCAACAATCTGACCATGCGGGTTCTATCAGCCCTTGATGGCCTGGGCTTGGCGTATGTGCCGGAAGACCAGGTCACGGCGCACCTGTCGTCCGGGCGGCTGGTACGGGTGCTCGATGCGTGGTGTCCAGCCTATCCCGGCTACCGGCTCTACTATCCGAGCCGACGACATCCCTCGGCGGCGTTCGCCCTATTTCTTGACGCCGTACGGTATCAAAAGTCCTGA
- the paoA gene encoding aldehyde dehydrogenase iron-sulfur subunit PaoA gives MDHLSELKLTRRDVLKAGATSATAAVVPSLVAAKPPTVATAAPRVLTRVALTINGQRHHLEVDTRTSLLDVLRENLHLTGTKKGCDHGQCGACTIMLDGARINSCLTLAVMHEGATITTIEGLGTPDKLHPMQAAFIKHDGYPCGYCTPGQICSAVAVLEEIKQGIPSHVSGSLTTRPLLSAEEIRERMSGNICRCGAYSNILDAIIEVAGGPA, from the coding sequence ATGGATCATCTCAGCGAACTCAAGCTCACCCGGCGAGATGTACTGAAAGCCGGCGCCACTTCCGCCACCGCCGCCGTGGTACCGTCGCTGGTCGCTGCCAAGCCGCCCACAGTTGCGACGGCCGCTCCACGGGTGCTGACCCGGGTGGCACTCACGATTAATGGGCAGCGCCACCATCTGGAGGTGGACACCCGCACGTCCTTGCTCGACGTGTTGCGCGAAAACCTGCACTTGACAGGCACCAAGAAGGGCTGTGACCATGGTCAGTGCGGCGCGTGTACGATCATGCTCGACGGCGCCCGCATCAATTCCTGCCTGACGTTGGCTGTCATGCACGAAGGCGCTACGATCACCACGATCGAGGGTCTCGGCACGCCCGACAAGTTGCACCCGATGCAGGCCGCATTCATCAAGCACGATGGCTACCCGTGCGGCTACTGCACCCCGGGCCAGATCTGCTCCGCCGTGGCGGTGCTCGAAGAAATTAAGCAGGGGATTCCGAGCCATGTCAGCGGCAGCCTGACCACGCGCCCACTCCTATCGGCCGAGGAAATCCGCGAGCGCATGAGCGGCAATATCTGTCGCTGCGGCGCGTACTCAAACATCCTCGACGCCATCATCGAAGTCGCCGGAGGTCCGGCATGA
- a CDS encoding aldo/keto reductase: MEYVTLNNGLVMPILGFGVFQIPDPAECERTVIDAISAGYRLIDTAASYQNEGAVGKGIRNSGVTRSDLFVTSKLWVQDTGYENTKQAIDKSLTRLQMDYLDLFLIHQPYGDVYGSWRAMQDAHKAGKLRAIGVSNFAPDRLADLMAFNEIPPAVNQIEINPFHQQLEATKFMSADKVQAEAWAPFAEGKNDLFHNPVLAKIAAKYNKSIGQVVLRWLVQRGIVALAKTVKRERMEENLNVFDFALSDDDTKQIAMLESGNSSFFSHQDPDMVKWMASRKLDI; the protein is encoded by the coding sequence ATGGAATACGTCACACTCAACAATGGGCTGGTCATGCCGATCCTCGGCTTTGGTGTTTTTCAGATTCCCGATCCGGCTGAATGCGAGCGCACCGTCATCGACGCCATCAGCGCGGGTTATCGACTGATCGACACGGCTGCTTCGTACCAGAATGAAGGCGCCGTCGGCAAAGGCATCCGGAACAGCGGCGTCACACGGAGCGACCTATTCGTCACTAGCAAATTGTGGGTCCAGGACACGGGCTACGAGAACACCAAGCAAGCCATCGATAAATCGCTGACGCGCCTGCAGATGGACTACCTCGACCTGTTCCTGATTCACCAGCCGTACGGCGACGTCTACGGTTCCTGGCGGGCGATGCAGGACGCGCACAAGGCAGGAAAGCTTCGCGCCATTGGCGTATCGAACTTCGCGCCAGATCGTTTGGCGGACCTGATGGCTTTCAACGAGATCCCTCCAGCCGTCAACCAAATCGAAATCAACCCCTTCCACCAGCAGCTTGAGGCAACGAAGTTCATGTCGGCGGACAAGGTCCAGGCCGAAGCGTGGGCGCCCTTCGCAGAAGGCAAGAATGACCTGTTCCACAATCCGGTGCTGGCTAAGATTGCCGCTAAGTACAACAAGTCGATCGGCCAGGTGGTCCTGCGCTGGCTGGTGCAGCGTGGAATCGTGGCGTTGGCCAAGACGGTCAAGCGCGAACGCATGGAAGAAAACTTGAACGTGTTCGATTTTGCGCTGAGCGACGACGACACCAAGCAGATTGCCATGCTGGAATCAGGCAACAGCAGTTTCTTCTCGCACCAGGATCCCGACATGGTGAAATGGATGGCAAGCCGCAAGCTCGACATTTAA